GAGGATTCATATGAAGATGTTAACCTGAACCAACTGAGGTGCTAACTTCCAGTTTTTAATGAAGGTTCTAACTTCTAGTTTTTAACAGAGGATACAAAGGAACAAGTTAAATGACACCGAAAGGAAGCAATAAGATAAATACAGACCATGAGACACTGCACAGGACAACAGACCCAATTTCTTCAAAAATCAATAGCATTtgaaaaaaaggaggggaaaaaaaggaagggggaTTTGCTGTAGTTTAATAAAACTGGAGACATAACAATCAAATGCAATGTGTGGACCACGTCACATTTGACAGCCCGTTTTACCACTCTACTTCTCTGCGTTTAGATAATTTCATAGTCATATTACAGTACATTCATCAAAATGAGCCAATGTGTGACATTCTATACCATTAATGTCTGCATCACTCACCGGTTACCAATTTCCTCCCTGTGCTTCAGTAGGGCTTGGTTGGCCATTTCTGGCTCTTCAAACTGCACATAGGCTTCCCCTGTTTTTCTTCTCCCTCTGTAGTCCATGACAAAAGTAATGTCTACTATATTCAGTCCTAGAcaccaaaaaattattacaaattaGTGCTGCTATCAGGAGCACTTCAAATCCTTAGATTAACACATTCATTTAGATATCAGCTTTATATTGTTAGTAAAATCTGGGAACTATTTCGCCAGTCCCAAAGCTGGACACATAGCTGATGGGAAGAAAATTATGCAGTCAAAAGCTAGTGACACCAACACATGTATACTTCCTGGCTATTTAGTGTTCAAGAAGTCCATCTAAAACACACAATTCTCTCCCCCTGCCCAcctatttatttttccaattataTACTAGGGGAAATAGAGATTTAGACTAACATCACCACTAATGCTGCAAATTTTTCAGCTAATAATTAAATAATGCTTTTAAGTCAACGTATTATTGTCTGAGACTAATATGGCCACTTTTATGAGAGGGTATTTTCCTCAACAGTAAAATAAATCCACATGAAATCATTTGAAATCTGACATCCCCCAAAGATCAGCAAGGTAGGTCAAAACATTTACATAATCTATAAATACTAGGAATTTGAGTGAAGAGTTCTCCCCTAAAGAACCTAATATAACTGTATGCAGTTCTAGAAACAGGTTCACCTAAGAGATAGgagaaaatggagggaaaaaagaaagtaactgaAAAGCACCTGCAAAGAAATCTATGATGTCCCCCTCATTGCAACTGTAGGGAAGTCCTCTCAAACGAACCACACCGTCATTTACCACAGGTGAAGATTTGATCTGCAGGCTCTTCATTAAGGCATCCACGTCTTCATTGTTTATCTcatacactacaaaaaaaaaaaaagcacaaaagacACACAAATTTACATAACAAAAGaagcagttgttttgttttgttttgaaatcacaCTTGGTGGgtgatttaaaaatcatataatacAGACCTTTGAACCAATTTTTAAAGTAGATTGTAAAATACCAAGAATTTAAAAGCTAGTATTTTTAATCTTTATGTGATTCTCTGGAGAAAGTAACAAATGACATTTATTGACTATTTACTATGTGGAAAGTGTAACTCATTTAAACATCACAACTTGTGAGGTAAACTTGGTCaacaccctcattttacagataaactaCGATTatctctgtgcttcattttcaCATCCTGTAAAAGAGTATATTCATAATATCTAACTACTTCACTACCATTAAGGAACAAATGAAACTGCCTTGGAAAGCAAAAAGTCTAATGTAATGACCCATTAGATCCAAGAGAAGCCAGAAAGTGACTTCACGTACCTTCCACATACCGCTGCCCCATGTACATGCGGTGCTTCTCTAAGGCTTTTTGCACATCCTGCTCTGATTCCATTTCAATTAAGGCATCACCCCTTCGCTTCCCATCTCTATTTAAGAGGAAGTGTATTCCATTCTCGCCATTGCGAATTCTGCAGTCTAAAAGTATGTGAgtaaaattaaaaccagaaatcAAACTTTTAGCCCAATTATACAGGTTGTTAGAATGCAATCttccaaaaacaaaaagcagtaaCTAAACTGCTTACACAAACCCCCAGCACTGAAGCCACCTGACAATGAAGTGGTCGTCACTAAAACATTCTATGGTGAAGTGATGAGCAAACCTTAGCACAAAAGCTTCTGATCTCCTGATCATTAAATGCAAACGAGGCTAGGATCCACACAAGATGCATTACGTTCCTCCCAATACTTCTACAATCAGTTTCAAATCACTTGAGGAATTAAAAGATGATTAGATTTGTACATAAGTGTCTTCTTCTGTTACAATCATaaccataaaaactctcaaatacCTCACATAATAATAATTTTGCTACCATAATTTAACTTCTCCCCCTTTTCATTACCAGGGAAAGACATCGCCATATTGCATACTTCTTTTAATGGGAGCAAGCTGAAGATATCAAATGTCTGACCCATACAATAGGCtaagatgcttaataaataaattcTTATGTCGTTTTACAGCATTTTGGGTGGCAACTTCTACAAGCCTCTTTagaggaaaattaaaaattatactcAGTTACAGAAACTAAAAAAACTAACCAGATATGTAAACCTTCCAAACATGTTATCAAGGGAACTATGTCATTTGGTACTAAGTTATCTTGAATTATAAACGTATATATTACATAAAGAGCTACTCTTTACCTATATGCCTACTAAGGTATTTCCACTGTCAGGTTTGGCTTTTTGATATGTACATATTAAAACTTCAGAGAAACTTGGCTTCATACTATGTAGTTTTAACATTTAAGTTTTTATACCAAAGTCTTTAAACCAGGCAATGTATTAAATGGTACACATGGTTTCACTTGATATCTATATGTAACCAGCCAAAATCTGACACTTCCCAGCCATCAAATAAAAAGTCTCCAGCATTGCTTAACTTAGATTTTGTGGGACTACCTTTACCTAGACAAAATTACATATTTACAACATACGTAAAATATACCTGAGAAAAAGTTCAGCACATCTTCTAGAGTGCATGACCATGGTAATCCTTGAGCTCGAATGAGATAAACATCATCCACTTCCTCTCCTAACTTGGATGGAGCCAATTCATACTCAGGGAGAGGTGAAAGATCTTCCAGGTAGGTAGCTTTGGACTccttccaaaaagaaaagaagaaatgtaaaaatgtttctttgaCAACCTAGttagaaaatgtttatttcttcaaaCTAACGCTCTGGATGTCATTCTTAGGGAGCAGTTACTATTTCAGAGGCTAAAAGGAAGCTTTATAGATCTAATTTATCTTGTGTTGGCTTAAATTACATATTCTGATAGTATCCTAATGGTTTGGCAGGACATAAATTTTAGTCAGGGCTTGTTTTTAAATTCATCAGTCCCTAATTACACCTAATAATAGTGTTTCAGTTAAGCCAGGACAAGAGGGGTCCCTTCAACTTGACAAATATGGGAGTGCCTCCTTATCACAGTGCACCCTCATCTCAAAAAGCTTACCATTTAGACTAAAACAAGGATAGGATACAAGATGCTTTAAATGCTATAATTAAGATATGAGATATTACAGGAATTCAAAACAGCACTAACACAAGAATCAAGACATGATACAAGATGGGTCTTGAAAGGAAGACAGAATTCTGACAGCAATATATAAAGGGTAGGGCATTCCAGtttgagaggtgaggggaaggacCAGAATGAACAAAAGTCTATTTGCATAACAGCAATAATCCCATCTGGCTAAACTGTAGGCTATAATTAGGAGCCAAAGAAGATGAGCTAGCAAAAAGAACCTTGTACTATATAGCAGAAAGACTTGAGTATCACAAGCTCAATGTGTGTCCTTAACCTGGTAGGCAAAGGGGAGTTAAAGACATTTAGGAGTGGGTAAATCAACAAGCCAGCAGGATGCTTGCAAATATCAACCTGTCAACTGGTATGTGAGACCAACTGAATAAGGGAAGGATTATAAAAGGCAATAGCAGCAGTGTCACAACAGAAGACAGACATACTTAAAGCACCCTATTTTACAAGACTAAGCAAAAACTGGAATTTGTGAGACTTCAACAAGTCTA
This sequence is a window from Manis pentadactyla isolate mManPen7 chromosome 5, mManPen7.hap1, whole genome shotgun sequence. Protein-coding genes within it:
- the GRSF1 gene encoding G-rich sequence factor 1 isoform X2 — encoded protein: MLSWVSAVREEVGFYNGCQGPAVRDGIATRVLPTESKATYLEDLSPLPEYELAPSKLGEEVDDVYLIRAQGLPWSCTLEDVLNFFSDCRIRNGENGIHFLLNRDGKRRGDALIEMESEQDVQKALEKHRMYMGQRYVEVYEINNEDVDALMKSLQIKSSPVVNDGVVRLRGLPYSCNEGDIIDFFAGLNIVDITFVMDYRGRRKTGEAYVQFEEPEMANQALLKHREEIGNRYIEIFPSRRNEVRTHIGSHKGKKTTSSPTAKYITEPDMVFEEHEVNEDIQPMTAFESEKEIELPKEMPEKPPEAVDFGNASSLHFVHMRGLPFQANAQDIVNFFAPLKPVRITMEYSSSGKATGEADVHFNSHEDAVAAMLKDRSHVHHRYIELFLNSCPKGK